Proteins co-encoded in one Labilithrix sp. genomic window:
- a CDS encoding cyclic nucleotide-binding domain-containing protein has protein sequence MTAWPTVVWDASLLRGLDARARAEIEAAGRVRRLAKDELLFRHGDPADALFVVASGSCALSGVRRGDDDAAVIRRARRGDVLGEEATVAAFSTRQLEARCEEEAVVAEVPLVVLRRAVGRGGGAGLERVERQLRRAATLDLLRTTSFTRALADADIEVLLDAAQHRHVPRGEHVYGEGDPPDAAYLVADGLLQAQTGDEGRPRVEAYLGRGDLFGEEELAEREPRRVAVVASGPTWLVAIPRDVFLVVARRNEGALAAARRLKGGERPPKALSNTTTHVFQDLYRMRVARSLLVIDQDSCIRCGHCAWSCADAHADGVSRLVRRGDKLVAPGAVPLLVPNSCQHCKNPACMIDCPTGAIGRDARGEVFIREDLCTGCGSCAKACPWENIAMAPAPAPKAGTPKYPLVAVKCDLCKGEKAGPACVNACPTEAIARIDPNVALVPLAPGAAAAPVLPARTPAWPWLAGAALAAMGLGVLGVGRWPSGIAAGVLVLALVAYSAVKRLRLRLSSRYMYIAHMSFGVLALGVSVAHVGARIPPNVAGALTLSLALAVLSGLAGGALNVVVPRMLARLERKTVLPEELASRARDLDGQVFRALSGKSELVKTLFVKSLRPYLRARLGPLWLVASRRSLREEERSLRTRLDALMGAAAPAKGAAAPAKGTAAATKTAGLDDLVRLVVEHRATRAQRALTWILRGWLVPHLAATAAALVLLVLHVIGVAR, from the coding sequence ATGACGGCGTGGCCGACGGTCGTCTGGGATGCGTCGTTGCTGCGCGGGCTCGACGCGCGCGCGCGCGCGGAGATCGAGGCGGCGGGGCGGGTGCGGAGGCTCGCGAAGGACGAGCTGCTCTTCCGGCACGGCGATCCCGCCGACGCGCTGTTCGTCGTCGCGTCGGGATCGTGCGCGCTCTCCGGCGTGCGCCGCGGCGACGACGACGCGGCGGTGATCCGGCGTGCGCGCCGCGGCGACGTGCTCGGCGAGGAGGCGACCGTCGCGGCCTTCTCGACGCGCCAGCTCGAGGCGCGCTGCGAAGAGGAGGCCGTCGTCGCGGAGGTCCCGCTCGTCGTGCTCCGCCGCGCGGTGGGCCGCGGCGGAGGCGCGGGCCTCGAGCGGGTGGAGCGGCAGCTCCGTCGCGCGGCGACGCTCGATCTCCTCCGCACGACGAGCTTCACGCGCGCCCTGGCCGACGCGGACATCGAGGTCCTCCTCGACGCCGCGCAGCACCGCCACGTGCCGCGCGGCGAACACGTCTACGGCGAGGGCGATCCACCCGACGCCGCCTATCTCGTCGCCGACGGCCTCCTCCAGGCGCAGACCGGCGACGAAGGAAGGCCGCGCGTCGAGGCGTACCTCGGGCGCGGCGATCTCTTCGGCGAGGAGGAGCTCGCGGAGCGTGAGCCGCGTCGCGTCGCCGTCGTCGCGAGCGGGCCGACGTGGCTGGTCGCGATCCCGCGCGACGTCTTCCTCGTCGTCGCGCGCCGCAACGAGGGAGCGCTCGCCGCCGCGCGGCGGCTCAAGGGCGGAGAGCGCCCGCCGAAGGCGCTCTCGAACACGACGACGCACGTGTTCCAGGACCTCTACCGCATGCGCGTCGCGCGCTCGCTCCTCGTCATCGATCAGGACTCGTGCATCCGCTGCGGCCACTGCGCGTGGTCCTGCGCCGACGCGCACGCCGACGGCGTGAGCCGCCTCGTCCGCCGCGGCGACAAGCTCGTCGCGCCGGGCGCGGTCCCGCTCCTCGTCCCGAACAGCTGCCAGCACTGCAAGAACCCCGCGTGCATGATCGACTGCCCGACCGGCGCGATCGGCCGCGACGCCCGCGGCGAGGTGTTCATCCGCGAGGACCTCTGCACCGGCTGCGGGAGCTGCGCGAAGGCCTGCCCGTGGGAGAACATCGCGATGGCGCCGGCGCCCGCGCCGAAGGCGGGCACCCCCAAGTACCCGCTCGTCGCGGTGAAGTGCGACCTTTGCAAAGGGGAGAAGGCCGGGCCCGCGTGCGTGAACGCGTGTCCGACGGAGGCGATCGCGCGCATCGATCCCAACGTCGCGCTCGTCCCGCTCGCTCCCGGCGCCGCCGCCGCGCCGGTGCTCCCCGCTCGCACGCCGGCGTGGCCGTGGCTCGCGGGCGCGGCGCTCGCGGCGATGGGCCTCGGCGTCCTCGGCGTCGGCCGCTGGCCGAGCGGCATCGCCGCGGGCGTCCTCGTCCTCGCGCTCGTCGCCTACAGCGCGGTGAAGCGCCTGCGCCTGCGGCTGTCTTCTCGATATATGTATATCGCACATATGTCGTTCGGCGTGCTCGCGCTCGGGGTCTCGGTCGCGCACGTCGGCGCGCGGATCCCGCCGAACGTCGCGGGCGCGCTCACGCTGTCGCTCGCGCTCGCGGTGCTGAGCGGCCTCGCCGGCGGCGCGCTGAACGTCGTCGTGCCGCGCATGCTCGCGCGCCTCGAGCGGAAGACCGTCCTCCCGGAGGAGCTCGCGTCGCGCGCGCGCGACCTCGACGGCCAGGTCTTCCGCGCGCTCTCGGGGAAGAGCGAGCTCGTGAAGACCCTCTTCGTGAAGTCGCTCCGCCCCTACCTCCGCGCGCGCCTCGGCCCGCTCTGGCTCGTCGCGTCGCGCCGCTCGCTCCGCGAGGAGGAGAGGTCGCTGCGCACGCGCCTCGACGCGCTCATGGGCGCCGCCGCGCCGGCGAAGGGCGCCGCCGCGCCGGCGAAGGGCACCGCCGCCGCGACGAAGACCGCCGGCCTCGACGATCTCGTCCGCCTCGTCGTCGAGCACCGCGCGACGCGCGCGCAGCGGGCGCTGACGTGGATCCTCCGCGGCTGGCTCGTCCCCCACCTCGCCGCCACCGCCGCCGCGCTCGTCCTGCTCGTCCTCCACGTCATCGGTGTCGCGCGATGA
- a CDS encoding NAD(P)-binding domain-containing protein: protein MRKAPKALRTSDVARPRTLLLSAVGAAAGVSIAVAAEGTPLSTPRPIARPHAKLGCASCHGEATSTPAPAAVCKTCHGGSHASTRAGHQKMIAKGEMTCLTCHKQHAGAQGVTFDDGRVVRWGASAEVIVPRQNGTIARGTTVPLVATTACAKCHDLTRASDPVSACVPARRTGADAGAPKDVSLCFDEHARVRETHPSSGKEVCAKQHDAARFIAWDAAADVAATTPWVATPKKEGTPWVPAGGALAGALALGTASTLLERRRRRAADGPVAKSPAVPAAVKKLPVINPSTCLGCYACVDACPFDVLTIEKYVAVVARPEECCGVVLCEQVCPNGSLQVAEGEPILDRPATDDALESKDVPGLFLAGDLTGLPLIKNAINQGVRAVDRIAATLGRRERAQGRTDVLVIGAGPAGLSAALRAKEKDLSCVVVEQATVAASIKSFPRDKIVHDPPLDLPVEGELWLEQATKEELLAQWTRIVRARALDVREGHRVVDVARTSDRFVVTAEHDGRQVTFEAARVIFAIGRRGTPRRLEAAIDPAAIDHVFYALADARSFEGKKVLVVGLGDSAMEAAIALARQPSTTVTVTYRGSSFARGKAKNIRQLEQLVAEKKVKLLFETTPVSITPTATVLETAGPHKGRRTLATDAVLVLIGGVPSWDLLERAGIRRPR from the coding sequence ATGAGGAAGGCGCCCAAGGCGCTGCGGACGAGCGACGTCGCGCGGCCGCGCACGCTCTTGCTCTCCGCGGTCGGCGCGGCGGCCGGCGTGAGCATCGCGGTCGCGGCGGAGGGCACGCCGCTCTCCACCCCGCGCCCGATCGCGCGGCCGCACGCGAAGCTCGGATGCGCCTCGTGCCACGGCGAGGCGACGAGCACGCCGGCGCCGGCGGCGGTGTGCAAGACCTGCCACGGCGGATCTCATGCGTCGACGCGGGCGGGGCATCAGAAGATGATCGCGAAGGGCGAGATGACCTGCCTCACGTGCCACAAGCAGCACGCGGGTGCGCAGGGCGTGACCTTCGACGACGGGCGCGTCGTTCGCTGGGGCGCGAGCGCGGAGGTGATCGTCCCGCGCCAGAACGGGACGATCGCGAGAGGGACGACGGTGCCGCTCGTTGCGACGACGGCGTGCGCGAAGTGTCACGACCTCACGCGCGCGAGCGATCCCGTCTCCGCCTGCGTGCCGGCGCGACGGACCGGCGCGGACGCGGGCGCGCCGAAGGACGTCTCGCTCTGCTTCGACGAGCACGCGCGCGTGCGGGAGACCCATCCGTCCAGCGGCAAGGAGGTCTGCGCGAAGCAGCACGACGCGGCGCGCTTCATCGCGTGGGACGCCGCGGCGGACGTCGCGGCGACGACGCCGTGGGTGGCGACGCCGAAGAAGGAGGGCACGCCGTGGGTGCCGGCCGGCGGCGCGCTCGCGGGCGCGCTCGCCCTCGGGACCGCGAGCACGCTGCTCGAGCGCCGTCGCCGCCGCGCGGCCGACGGGCCCGTCGCGAAGTCTCCCGCCGTCCCGGCGGCGGTGAAGAAGCTGCCCGTCATCAATCCGTCGACGTGCCTCGGCTGCTACGCGTGCGTCGATGCGTGTCCGTTCGACGTCCTCACGATCGAGAAGTACGTCGCCGTCGTCGCGCGCCCCGAGGAGTGTTGCGGCGTCGTGCTCTGCGAGCAGGTCTGCCCGAACGGATCGCTCCAGGTCGCGGAGGGCGAGCCGATCCTCGATCGACCCGCGACCGACGACGCGCTCGAGTCGAAGGACGTCCCCGGCCTCTTCCTCGCCGGCGATCTCACCGGCCTCCCGCTCATCAAGAACGCGATCAACCAGGGCGTCCGCGCGGTCGACCGCATCGCCGCCACGCTCGGGCGGCGCGAGCGCGCGCAGGGCCGAACCGACGTGCTCGTGATCGGCGCGGGCCCCGCGGGCCTCAGCGCCGCGCTGCGGGCGAAGGAGAAGGACCTCTCGTGCGTGGTCGTCGAGCAGGCGACCGTCGCGGCGAGCATCAAGAGCTTCCCGCGCGACAAGATCGTCCACGATCCGCCGCTCGATCTCCCGGTCGAGGGCGAGCTCTGGCTCGAGCAAGCGACGAAAGAGGAGCTCCTCGCGCAGTGGACGCGCATCGTCCGCGCCCGCGCGCTCGACGTACGCGAGGGCCATCGCGTCGTCGACGTCGCGCGCACGAGCGATCGCTTCGTCGTGACGGCGGAGCACGACGGGAGGCAGGTCACGTTCGAGGCCGCGCGCGTCATCTTCGCGATCGGCCGTCGCGGCACGCCGCGTCGCCTCGAGGCCGCGATCGACCCCGCCGCGATCGACCACGTCTTCTACGCGCTCGCCGACGCGCGCAGCTTCGAAGGCAAGAAGGTGCTCGTCGTCGGCCTCGGCGACAGCGCGATGGAGGCCGCGATCGCCCTCGCGCGCCAGCCGAGCACGACCGTCACCGTGACCTACCGCGGCTCGTCTTTCGCGCGCGGCAAGGCGAAGAACATCCGCCAGCTCGAGCAGCTCGTCGCCGAGAAGAAGGTGAAGCTCCTCTTCGAGACGACCCCGGTGTCGATCACACCCACGGCCACCGTCCTCGAGACGGCGGGCCCACACAAGGGCCGCCGCACGCTCGCCACCGACGCCGTCCTCGTCCTCATCGGCGGCGTCCCGAGCTGGGACCTCCTCGAGCGCGCAGGGATCCGCCGCCCGCGTTGA